Proteins from one Acidiphilium multivorum AIU301 genomic window:
- a CDS encoding polysaccharide biosynthesis protein, translating into MTLQRSQIRIAVNFALDGLLAALAVIGACWLADPAHPMPSPAVLPLAGSAAIWLVGVPFGLARQHWRFTALPDAIAVGASAVFAALLLVLLLVGVGARLPSASFPPLLMITLGLALLAPRVLYRMARSRREVLSDDAETALLLGDGEGAELFLAALSRESHQRYRVIGVLAGSARETGRRIHNVPILGEVSGLAAALDRLAEVGQMPAVLVVASRELVGPALREIMDEAERRGIRAARAPRPTTLSPTTPGEPETALRPIAIEDLLNRPQVALDREGMARMIQGRCVLVTGAGGSIGSELARQVAGFGPARLILLDSSEFALWRIDLELSEQVPGLARAAVIADVRDRARIEALCAEWRPDLVFHAAALKHVPIVEANPLEGIATNALGTRNVADAARAAGAGLMVLISTDKAVNPSSVMGASKRLAEMYAQGLDVAARRQAGMRIVTVRFGNVLGSTGSVVPLFRRQLARGGPLTVTHPDMRRYFMTVREAVSLVLQAAVVGRSDAALPVAQGGIFVLDMGEPVKIVDLARQMIRLAGLRPDLDIPIRFTGLRPGEKLFEELFHGAERPIETGFPGLLMAAPRVADAALVGRAFDELAALIQRGEAAAALAALARLVPEFGAQPLAAAGPTG; encoded by the coding sequence ATGACGTTGCAGCGCAGCCAGATCCGCATCGCGGTCAATTTCGCCCTCGACGGTCTGCTGGCCGCGCTGGCGGTGATCGGCGCCTGCTGGCTCGCCGATCCGGCGCATCCGATGCCCTCGCCGGCGGTCCTGCCGCTGGCCGGGTCGGCGGCGATCTGGCTGGTCGGCGTGCCGTTCGGCCTCGCCCGGCAGCACTGGCGCTTCACCGCCCTGCCCGACGCGATCGCGGTGGGGGCGAGTGCGGTGTTCGCGGCGCTGCTGCTCGTGCTGCTGCTCGTCGGCGTCGGCGCCAGGCTTCCCTCGGCGAGTTTTCCGCCGCTGCTGATGATCACGCTCGGCCTCGCGCTGCTGGCGCCGCGCGTGCTCTACCGGATGGCGCGCAGCCGCCGCGAGGTGCTGTCGGACGATGCCGAGACCGCGCTGCTGCTCGGCGATGGCGAGGGCGCGGAACTGTTCCTCGCCGCCCTGTCGCGCGAGAGCCACCAACGCTACCGGGTGATCGGCGTGCTGGCGGGCTCGGCGCGGGAGACCGGCCGGCGCATCCATAACGTGCCGATCCTCGGCGAGGTGAGCGGGCTGGCGGCGGCGCTCGACCGGCTGGCCGAGGTCGGGCAGATGCCGGCCGTGCTGGTGGTGGCGAGCCGCGAGCTCGTCGGCCCGGCGCTGCGCGAGATCATGGACGAGGCCGAGCGCCGGGGCATCCGCGCCGCCCGCGCGCCGCGGCCGACCACGCTCTCGCCCACCACGCCGGGCGAGCCGGAGACCGCGCTGCGGCCGATCGCCATCGAGGACCTGCTCAACCGCCCGCAGGTCGCGCTCGACCGCGAGGGCATGGCGCGGATGATCCAGGGACGCTGCGTGCTGGTGACCGGCGCCGGCGGGTCGATCGGCTCGGAACTGGCCCGCCAGGTCGCGGGGTTCGGGCCGGCGCGGCTGATCCTGCTCGATTCGAGCGAGTTCGCGCTGTGGCGGATCGATCTCGAACTCTCGGAGCAGGTGCCGGGCCTCGCGCGCGCGGCGGTGATCGCGGATGTCCGGGACCGCGCGCGGATCGAGGCGCTCTGCGCCGAATGGCGGCCGGACCTCGTGTTCCACGCGGCGGCGCTGAAGCATGTGCCGATCGTCGAGGCCAATCCGCTGGAGGGCATCGCCACCAACGCGCTCGGCACCCGCAACGTGGCCGATGCCGCCCGCGCCGCCGGCGCCGGGCTGATGGTGCTGATCTCGACCGACAAGGCGGTGAACCCGTCCTCGGTGATGGGCGCGTCGAAGCGGCTGGCGGAGATGTATGCCCAGGGGCTCGACGTCGCGGCGCGGCGGCAGGCGGGGATGCGCATCGTCACCGTGCGGTTCGGCAACGTGCTGGGCTCGACCGGCTCGGTGGTGCCGCTGTTCCGCCGCCAGCTCGCCCGCGGCGGGCCGCTGACGGTAACGCATCCCGACATGCGGCGTTATTTCATGACGGTGCGCGAGGCGGTCTCGCTCGTGCTGCAGGCCGCCGTGGTCGGCCGCTCGGACGCGGCGCTGCCGGTCGCCCAGGGCGGGATCTTCGTGCTCGACATGGGCGAGCCGGTGAAGATCGTCGATCTCGCGCGGCAGATGATCCGCCTCGCCGGGCTCAGGCCCGATCTCGACATCCCGATCCGCTTCACCGGGCTCAGGCCGGGAGAAAAGCTGTTCGAGGAGCTGTTCCACGGCGCCGAACGGCCGATCGAGACCGGGTTTCCCGGCCTGCTGATGGCCGCCCCGCGGGTGGCCGACGCCGCCCTGGTCGGCCGGGCCTTCGACGAGCTGGCCGCCCTGATCCAGCGCGGCGAGGCGGCGGCCGCGCTCGCGGCGCTGGCAAGGCTGGTGCCGGAGTTCGGCGCGCAACCCCTCGCCGCGGCGGGCCCGACCGGCTAG
- a CDS encoding MMPL family transporter produces the protein MRRLIMTAVALSRRHARAVIAAYLAAIVLGLAYTSSHLGIDTNTDHLFAASLPWRQEQMKFDRAFPQFQNLIVAVVRADVPETADATAKALAAKVAEDKTHFHDASRPGTGSFYDRDGLLLLPETQLATLLNSIVTAQPFLGQLSADPSAAGLFKALDLMAVGVGAGQANLAPYRAQLDTFRKALAAAAAGHPAPLSWQSLLMPGVAAEQGNVRFVLIHPVLDHGALEPGGVATAALRRIIARLPEVKDGSARISYTGQIPLSDEQFASLTQGMVAGLLISTALITLWLLLAVRSWRMIVPILATLLAGLALTISFAALAIGTLNLISVAFAILFVGLAVDFAIQFCVRLRDVRRRVDDPALALIGAADEAGVQIALAAGATACGFLAFVPTSFVGVAELGLIAGIGMVIAFICTITFLPALLAYTRPRGEAERIGFPLGDWGDSALQRHGRPVLGIFAAVAIAGILAAATLQFDANPLDTQNPNTEAMRTLHSLLDKSVTNPFYINVLAKNVEDARQLSARLGKLPEVSQVISGATFVPQHQAAKLGMIRQTQGILAPSLAAGTPPAVTPQRLRAAAAKAAAEIAAVAGKLPKDSPLLGIGAALEQLKSAPDARVMAMNAALTRYLPDALTRLNQALSAQEITAANLPQSVKRDWFLPGGEVRVQVIPTAAAQSSAGLWRFVRAVETVVPVAAGPAATTVATAQTILGAFREAAALAAAAIGLILMLFLRSARDSALVVLTLALSAVLTALFAHLAGLQLNYANIIALPLLLGVGVSFNVYFVMNWRDGMKHLLGSATARAVLFSALTTGTAFGSLAASQDRGTASLGALLLLSLLAVLIATFVFLPALLYVLPRRE, from the coding sequence ATGCGAAGACTGATCATGACCGCGGTCGCCCTGAGCCGCCGCCACGCGCGGGCGGTGATCGCGGCCTATCTGGCCGCGATCGTGCTCGGGCTCGCCTATACGTCGTCCCATCTCGGGATCGACACCAATACCGATCACCTCTTCGCCGCCAGCCTGCCCTGGCGGCAGGAGCAGATGAAGTTCGACCGGGCGTTCCCGCAGTTCCAGAACCTCATCGTCGCGGTGGTGCGCGCCGATGTGCCGGAGACGGCGGACGCGACGGCGAAGGCGCTGGCCGCGAAGGTGGCGGAGGACAAGACCCATTTCCACGATGCCTCGCGCCCCGGCACCGGCAGTTTCTACGACCGCGACGGCCTGCTGCTGCTGCCCGAGACGCAGCTCGCCACATTGCTGAACTCGATCGTCACCGCCCAGCCCTTTCTCGGCCAGCTCTCGGCCGATCCCTCCGCCGCCGGGCTGTTCAAGGCGCTCGACCTGATGGCGGTGGGCGTCGGCGCGGGGCAGGCCAACCTCGCCCCCTACCGCGCCCAGCTCGACACCTTCCGCAAGGCGCTGGCGGCCGCGGCGGCCGGGCATCCCGCGCCGCTCTCGTGGCAGTCGCTGCTGATGCCGGGGGTGGCCGCGGAGCAGGGCAATGTGCGCTTCGTGCTGATCCATCCGGTTCTCGATCACGGCGCGCTGGAGCCGGGCGGGGTGGCGACGGCGGCGCTGCGGCGGATCATCGCCAGGCTGCCGGAGGTGAAGGACGGCTCGGCGCGGATCAGCTACACGGGGCAGATCCCGCTTTCGGACGAGCAGTTCGCCAGCCTGACCCAGGGGATGGTGGCCGGGCTGCTCATCAGCACCGCGCTGATCACGCTCTGGCTGCTGCTCGCGGTGCGGTCGTGGCGGATGATCGTGCCGATCCTCGCCACGCTGCTCGCGGGACTTGCGCTGACGATCAGCTTCGCCGCCCTCGCCATCGGCACGCTGAACCTGATCTCGGTGGCCTTCGCGATCCTGTTCGTCGGCCTCGCGGTCGATTTCGCGATCCAGTTCTGCGTGCGGCTGCGCGACGTGCGCCGCCGGGTGGACGACCCCGCGCTGGCGCTGATCGGCGCCGCCGACGAGGCGGGGGTGCAGATCGCGCTCGCCGCCGGGGCGACGGCCTGCGGCTTTCTCGCCTTCGTGCCGACCAGCTTCGTGGGCGTCGCCGAACTGGGGCTGATCGCCGGGATCGGCATGGTGATCGCCTTCATCTGCACGATCACCTTCCTGCCCGCCCTGCTCGCCTACACGCGGCCGCGCGGCGAGGCGGAGCGGATCGGCTTTCCGCTCGGCGACTGGGGCGACAGCGCGCTGCAGCGGCACGGCCGCCCGGTGCTCGGCATTTTCGCCGCGGTGGCGATCGCCGGCATTCTCGCCGCCGCCACGCTGCAGTTCGACGCCAACCCGCTCGACACCCAGAACCCGAATACGGAGGCGATGCGGACGCTGCATTCGCTGCTCGACAAATCGGTCACGAATCCTTTCTACATCAATGTCCTGGCGAAGAATGTCGAGGATGCGCGGCAGCTTTCGGCGCGGCTTGGCAAGCTCCCCGAGGTCTCGCAGGTGATTTCCGGCGCGACCTTCGTGCCGCAGCACCAGGCGGCCAAGCTCGGCATGATCCGGCAGACGCAGGGCATCCTGGCGCCGAGCCTCGCGGCCGGCACGCCGCCCGCGGTGACGCCGCAGCGCCTGCGCGCGGCGGCGGCGAAGGCGGCGGCGGAGATCGCCGCGGTCGCGGGCAAGCTGCCGAAGGACTCCCCGCTGCTCGGCATCGGCGCCGCGCTGGAGCAGCTGAAGTCCGCTCCCGACGCGCGGGTGATGGCGATGAACGCCGCCCTCACCCGTTATCTGCCGGATGCGCTGACGAGGCTGAACCAGGCGCTCTCGGCGCAGGAGATCACGGCGGCGAACCTGCCGCAGTCGGTGAAGCGGGACTGGTTCCTGCCGGGCGGCGAGGTGCGGGTGCAGGTGATTCCGACCGCGGCGGCGCAAAGCTCGGCGGGGTTGTGGCGCTTCGTGCGGGCGGTGGAGACGGTGGTGCCGGTCGCGGCCGGGCCGGCGGCGACCACGGTGGCGACGGCGCAGACCATCCTCGGCGCCTTCCGCGAGGCCGCCGCCCTGGCCGCCGCCGCGATCGGGCTGATCCTGATGCTGTTTCTCCGCTCGGCGCGGGATTCGGCGCTGGTGGTGCTCACCCTGGCGCTGTCGGCCGTTCTCACCGCGCTGTTCGCCCATCTCGCCGGGCTGCAGCTGAACTATGCGAACATCATCGCGCTGCCGCTGCTGCTCGGCGTCGGCGTCTCGTTCAACGTGTATTTCGTGATGAACTGGCGCGACGGGATGAAGCACCTGCTGGGCTCGGCCACGGCGCGGGCCGTGCTGTTCTCGGCGCTGACCACCGGCACCGCCTTCGGCTCGCTCGCCGCCTCGCAGGACCGCGGCACGGCGAGCCTCGGCGCGCTGCTGCTGCTCAGCCTGCTGGCCGTGCTGATCGCCACCTTCGTGTTCCTGCCGGCCCTGCTCTACGTGCTGCCGCGGCGGGAATGA
- a CDS encoding DegT/DnrJ/EryC1/StrS family aminotransferase gives MDTDLPPIPFLDLKAQQARLGPGLRARIDAVLAHGQFILGPEVTELEQRLAAFCGAAHCVSVSSGTDALQIAMMAEGIGPGDAVFLPAFTYTATAEVPLLLGATPVFVDIDPATFQIDPAHLEARIGAVNAAGLLRPRAVVGVDLFGQPAPWPALRDIAARHGLFTLDDCAQAFGAALGGERLGRAADATATSFFPSKPLGAYGDGGALFTESDERAALYRSLRTHGEGTTRYDVQRIGMNGRLDTLQAAVLLAKLDVFEAELARRETIARRYDEALASVFATPVRVPESSSAWAIYAVLLRDGAAREAMQARLRARGVPSAVYYPKPLHHQPAYRASHDGTALPVSEDVATRIMALPLHPDLDDAQVARVIEACLEGAADAAG, from the coding sequence ATGGACACCGATCTTCCCCCGATTCCGTTTCTCGATCTCAAGGCGCAGCAGGCGCGGCTCGGCCCCGGCCTGCGGGCGCGGATCGACGCCGTGCTGGCGCATGGCCAGTTCATCCTCGGCCCCGAAGTCACCGAGCTGGAGCAGCGGCTCGCCGCGTTCTGCGGGGCGGCGCATTGCGTCAGCGTGAGTTCGGGCACCGACGCGCTGCAGATCGCGATGATGGCGGAGGGGATCGGGCCGGGCGATGCCGTGTTCCTGCCGGCCTTCACCTATACCGCGACCGCCGAGGTGCCGCTGCTGCTCGGCGCGACGCCGGTTTTCGTCGATATCGATCCGGCGACGTTCCAGATCGACCCCGCGCATCTGGAGGCGCGGATCGGCGCGGTGAACGCGGCCGGATTGCTGCGGCCGCGGGCGGTGGTCGGGGTCGATCTGTTCGGGCAGCCCGCGCCCTGGCCGGCGCTGCGCGACATCGCCGCCCGGCACGGGCTGTTCACGCTGGATGACTGCGCGCAGGCCTTCGGCGCCGCGCTCGGCGGGGAGCGGCTCGGCCGCGCCGCGGATGCGACGGCGACGAGTTTCTTCCCCTCGAAGCCGCTCGGCGCCTATGGCGATGGCGGCGCGCTGTTCACCGAGAGTGACGAGCGCGCGGCGCTGTATCGCTCGCTGCGCACCCATGGCGAGGGGACGACGCGCTACGACGTGCAGCGGATCGGCATGAACGGGCGGCTGGACACGCTGCAGGCGGCGGTGCTGCTCGCCAAGCTCGACGTGTTCGAGGCGGAACTGGCGCGGCGGGAGACGATCGCCCGGCGGTATGACGAGGCGCTGGCATCGGTGTTCGCCACCCCCGTCCGCGTGCCGGAGAGTTCGAGCGCCTGGGCGATCTATGCGGTGCTGCTGCGCGATGGCGCGGCGCGCGAGGCGATGCAGGCGCGGCTGCGCGCCCGCGGTGTTCCGAGTGCGGTGTATTATCCGAAGCCGCTGCATCACCAGCCGGCCTATCGCGCCTCGCATGACGGGACGGCGCTGCCCGTTTCGGAGGATGTGGCGACGCGGATCATGGCGCTGCCGCTGCATCCCGATCTCGACGACGCGCAGGTGGCGCGGGTGATCGAGGCCTGCCTCGAAGGGGCGGCCGATGCCGCGGGGTGA
- a CDS encoding TAXI family TRAP transporter solute-binding subunit yields MARGRRAVLGAMAGAPLAARAASLPVMPVAITMGTGQPGGGFSVYGQAWGQLAQKAARISVSYRASGGSAANILLVEQHAAQLGLAVLAVAEQAWMGQGAWTSGVKLQGFRALFPVFGASLQIFAPARSGLRRLRDLDGKRIGVGPAGGAGAVLAAAALTAAGVRPQLAIDGLYHEQIELLQKGRIDACAFFGVTPLPAVRAAAASGGYNLIGFERGEIAAARRALPGIGPTVIGRDALPHLSAAVATIGSEAIAIGAANLPEGLAHAVTRAALIHRAALLRTLPGSGPARLDAGWIDRSSPVPFHPGAAAALREAGLAVPDALVRG; encoded by the coding sequence ATGGCGCGGGGACGGCGCGCGGTGTTGGGGGCGATGGCCGGGGCGCCTCTGGCGGCGCGGGCGGCGAGCCTGCCGGTGATGCCGGTGGCCATCACGATGGGGACCGGCCAGCCGGGCGGCGGGTTCTCGGTCTATGGCCAGGCATGGGGACAGCTGGCGCAGAAGGCCGCGCGGATTTCCGTGTCCTACCGCGCATCCGGCGGCAGCGCCGCCAACATCCTGCTGGTGGAGCAGCACGCGGCACAGCTGGGCCTCGCGGTGCTGGCCGTCGCCGAACAGGCCTGGATGGGCCAGGGCGCCTGGACCAGCGGCGTGAAGCTCCAGGGATTCCGCGCCCTGTTTCCGGTCTTCGGCGCGAGCCTGCAGATTTTCGCGCCGGCGCGGAGCGGGTTGCGCCGGCTGCGCGACCTGGACGGCAAGCGGATCGGCGTCGGCCCGGCCGGCGGTGCCGGGGCGGTGCTGGCGGCGGCGGCGCTCACCGCCGCCGGGGTGCGGCCGCAGCTGGCGATCGACGGGCTTTATCACGAGCAGATCGAACTGCTGCAAAAGGGCCGGATCGACGCCTGCGCCTTTTTCGGCGTCACGCCGCTGCCGGCGGTCCGCGCCGCGGCGGCGAGCGGCGGCTACAACCTGATCGGCTTCGAGCGGGGCGAGATCGCGGCGGCGCGGCGGGCGCTGCCCGGCATCGGGCCGACGGTGATCGGCCGCGACGCGCTGCCGCATCTGTCCGCCGCGGTGGCGACGATCGGCTCCGAGGCGATCGCCATCGGTGCGGCGAACCTGCCGGAAGGGCTGGCCCATGCGGTGACGCGGGCGGCGCTGATCCATCGCGCCGCCCTGCTGCGCACCCTGCCCGGCAGCGGGCCGGCGCGGCTGGACGCGGGCTGGATCGACCGCAGTTCGCCGGTGCCCTTCCACCCCGGCGCGGCGGCGGCGCTGCGCGAGGCGGGGCTCGCCGTGCCGGACGCGCTGGTGCGCGGCTGA
- the pip gene encoding prolyl aminopeptidase gives MPRGDLFPEVGPYQTGYLPVGDGHVIYWEQVGNPRGRPVLFLHGGPGAGAGAVHRRFFDPAFWRVVIFDQRGAGRSTPLGSLARNTTPALIEDIEALREHLGIRQFLLFGGSWGSTLALAYAQAHPERVMGMVLRGIFLGRPSEVEWFLEGIARFFPDAHAALVNFLPEAERGDLLGSYFRRLCDPDPAIHLPAAQAWSVYEGSCSTLLPSYETVSAFAQDRTSLGLARIEAYYFLNNLFLPPDGLLAGMGRLAGVPGEIVQGRYDMICPPNSAFDLADAWPAARLTVVPDAGHSALEPGIRAALLAGLERIRNLT, from the coding sequence ATGCCGCGGGGTGACCTGTTCCCCGAGGTCGGCCCGTATCAGACGGGGTATCTGCCGGTCGGCGACGGGCATGTGATCTACTGGGAGCAGGTGGGCAACCCGCGCGGGCGGCCGGTGCTGTTCCTGCATGGTGGGCCGGGCGCCGGCGCGGGCGCGGTGCACCGGCGCTTCTTCGACCCGGCATTCTGGCGCGTGGTGATCTTCGACCAGCGCGGCGCCGGGCGCTCGACGCCGCTGGGCAGCCTCGCGCGCAACACGACGCCGGCGCTGATCGAGGATATCGAGGCGCTGCGCGAGCATCTCGGCATCAGGCAGTTCCTGCTGTTCGGCGGTTCCTGGGGATCGACCCTCGCGCTGGCCTATGCCCAGGCGCATCCCGAGCGGGTGATGGGCATGGTGCTGCGCGGCATCTTCCTCGGCCGGCCGAGCGAGGTGGAATGGTTCCTCGAAGGAATCGCCCGCTTCTTCCCCGATGCGCACGCGGCGCTGGTGAACTTCCTGCCCGAGGCGGAGCGGGGCGATCTGCTGGGGAGCTATTTCCGCCGGCTCTGCGACCCCGATCCGGCCATTCACCTGCCGGCGGCGCAGGCCTGGTCGGTCTATGAGGGATCGTGCTCGACGCTGCTGCCGAGCTACGAGACGGTGAGCGCCTTCGCGCAGGACCGCACCTCGCTCGGGCTCGCGCGGATCGAGGCGTATTACTTCCTGAACAACCTGTTCCTGCCGCCGGACGGGCTGCTGGCCGGGATGGGACGGCTGGCCGGCGTGCCGGGCGAGATCGTGCAGGGGCGCTATGACATGATCTGCCCGCCGAATTCCGCCTTCGACCTCGCCGACGCCTGGCCCGCCGCGCGGCTGACGGTGGTGCCGGACGCCGGACACTCGGCGCTGGAGCCGGGCATTCGCGCGGCCCTGCTGGCCGGGCTGGAGCGGATCCGCAACCTGACCTGA